In one Paramisgurnus dabryanus chromosome 21, PD_genome_1.1, whole genome shotgun sequence genomic region, the following are encoded:
- the LOC135775683 gene encoding calcium-independent phospholipase A2-gamma-like, whose product MRYLLTNIRHLSHLERSLFSMRLHRSYLSIYSSAQYSRRNLLKPHRSKKRNFSISPIRIFGPIAKNMKYENEQNLQMFRLYSTSSREEYKAEAPIGVLQNSRTSLRMNLWKMRFGESFSRLSSHINLYFKPKQDVLIHEPLTRIRRQVLRDTRFIGSPVHKQASSNQSGGSTLNSSYPGPQLFHISSLATRFGESYTYVANHINSMFSRSPAKQIHVMASSEDVFKRSRNRKRRIKGNKNALCQDNKQPLQNQSIPTRTSAAEVHNNNISSSWEEGYLHFARHINRYFGAKVADTAEESQTQVHKSSVFSLERTQDLKSPPQPKSPGLFHMSSLTTRFGENYTYMAKHINRYFKGSTATEDEEIHTEYFGSSLECSVTLEKQVSFFECLLKPSAIPSLMGNYLGMSSRSDQTTAEARIPETMMYKTTLGRRKAEEITKDLLNSLQEAMVPSSITSCVEELNSHLIKHPACKAVVWQDKAVLQLLRRRRIFWMNEKLQEAIRETLALIGYVDPVKGCGIRVLSIDGGGTKGIVPLQVLKQLESQTGKRVYQLFDYICGVSTGAVLAFMLGLVRIPLDDCEEMYHRFGSDVFRQNPLIGTVKMGWTHSYYNTETWEMILREEIGEEILIKTARDELSPKVSAVSAVVNWGRSPKAFIFRNYNHAPHRLSRYPGGSGYRLWQAVRASSAAPGYFQEFPLYGDIHQDGGLILNNPCALAVHESRLLWPNQPFQCVLSLGTGRYDDDRRGPATSTSLRDKISNLIWSATDTEGVHTLLDDLLSPNVYFRFNPMLSLDVTLDERRPEVLQQMRKDTQLYLDRNQPKLERLSKVLMTERTAIWKTRDWIGEKAWELQQRWA is encoded by the exons ATGAGGTATCTACTTACAAACATTAGACATTTATCTCACCTTGAAAGAAGTTTGTTTTCCATGAGGCTTCATAGATCTTACCTGAGCATCTATTCATCAGCTCAATACTCAAGGAGAAACCTTTTAAAACCTCATAGATCAAAAAAGAGGAATTTTAGCATTAGCCCCATCAGAATCTTTGGACCAATTgccaaaaatatgaaatatgagAATGAACAAAACCTTCAGATGTTTCGATTATACTCAACCTCCAGTAGAGAGGAATACAAAGCGGAGGCTCCGATTGGAGTTTTACAGAATAGCAGGACTTCCCTTCGGATGAACTTATGGAAGATGAGATTCGGAGAATCCTTTAGTCGTCTCTCCAGTCATATTAACCTATACTTTAAGCCGAAACAGGACGTGTTAATTCATGAACCCCTTACAAGAATACGAAGGCAAGTGCTCAGAGACACCAGATTTATAGGGTCACCCGTCCATAAGCAAGCCTCCTCAAACCAGTCTGGAGGATCTACTTTGAATTCAAGCTATCCTGGGCCACAGCTGTTTCATATCAGCTCCCTAGCGACCAGATTTGGTGAGAGTTACACCTATGTGGCCAACCATATTAACTCTATGTTCTCGAGAAGTCCAGCAAAACAAATCCATGTGATGGCATCATCAGAGGATGTGTTCAAAAGGTCCAGAAATCGAAAGAGAAGAATTAAGGGTAATAAAAATGCTCTTTGTCAGGATAATAAGCAACCCTTGCAAAACCAAAGCATACCAACAAGAACATCAGCAGCAGAGGTTCATAATAACAATATATCTAGTTCATGGGAGGAAGGATATCTTCACTTTGCCCGACACATCAACAGATATTTTGGGGCGAAAGTGGCAGATACTGCTGAGGAGTCACAGACACAGGTGCACAAATCTTCAGTATTTTCTCTAGAGAGAACACAGGACTTGAAATCACCACCTCAGCCCAAATCCCCAGGCTTGTTTCACATGAGTAGCCTCACAACACGCTTCGGAGAAAATTACACATATATGGCCAAACACATAAACCGGTACTTCAAAGGATCTACAGCCACTGAGGACGAGGAAATCCACACAGAGTACTTTGGAAGTTCACTTGAATGCTCAGTGACTCTGGAGAAACAAGTGTCCTTTTTCGAGTGCCTTTTGAAACCATCAGCTATACCAAGTCTTATGGGCAATTACCTGGGAATGAGCAGCCGTAGTGACCAGACCACAGCTGAAGCCAGGATCCCAGAGACCATGATGTATAAAACA ACTTTGGGAAGGAGAAAAGCAGAGGAGATTACTAAAGATCTTCTGAACAGCCTGCAGGAAGCCATGGTGCCCTCATCCATCACTTCCTGTGTGGAGGAACTGAACTCTCACCTCATTAAACACCCAGCATGCAAAGCTGTAGTGTGGCAG GATAAAGCAGTGCTGCAGCTTCTTAGGAGGAGGCGGATCTTTTGGATGAATGAAAAACTTCAAGAAGCCATTAGGGAAACTCTTGCTCTGATTGGATATGTAGATCCAGTCAAAGGTTGCGGGATCAGAGTTCTGTCCATTGACGGAGGAGGCACCAA AGGCATTGTACCATTGCAAGTGTTAAAACAGCTGGAGTCTCAAACTGGAAAACGGGTTTATCAACTTTTTGACTATATTTGTGGAGTGAGCACAG GAGCTGTATTGGCATTCATGCTGGGTCTAGTTCGTATCCCTTTGGATGACTGTGAGGAGATGTATCATCGTTTCGGGTCAGATGTTTTTAGACAGAACCCTCTCATTGGTACTGTGAAGATGGGCTGGACACACTCCTACTATAACACAGAAACATGGGAAATGATCTTGAG GGAGGAAATTGGGGAGGAGATTTTGATTAAAACGGCAAGAGATGAATTAAGCCCTAAG GTCTCTGCTGTAAGTGCAGTAGTGAATTGGGGAAGAAGTCCAAAAGCATTTATCTTTCGTAACTATAACCATGCTCCACATAGACTGAGTCGCTATCCTGGAGGATCAGGCTATCGATTGTGGCAGGCTGTCCGAGCCTCATCTGCTGCTCCAGGCTATTTCCAAGAGTTCCCTCTTTATGGGGACATACACCAG GATGGTGGTCTTATCCTCAATAACCCCTGTGCTTTGGCTGTCCATGAAAGCCGATTGCTTTGGCCCAATCAGCCCTTTCAGTGTGTGCTGTCATTGGGAACCGGTCGCTATGACGACGATAGAAGAGGACCTGCAACATCCACAAGTCTGAGAGACAAAATCAGCAACCTGATTTGGAGCGCCACTGATACTGAAG GTGTACACACTCTCCTAGATGACCTTTTATCACCAAACGTGTATTTCCGCTTCAACCCAATGCTGAGTTTAGACGTCACGTTGGATGAAAGGAGACCCGAAGTTCTTCAGCAGATGAGAAAAGACACACAGCTGTATTTGGACAGAAACCAACCCAAACTGGAGCGCCTATCCAAAGTGCTGATGACAGAGCGTACAGCCATCTGGAAAACACGGGACTGGATTGGTGAGAAAGCGTGGGAACTGCAGCAGCGCTGGGCCTGA
- the LOC135775684 gene encoding uncharacterized protein, translating into MVVRAAFVGSLRNFGFRSNQFTSHRLLCTPRDRGSSKAIRVLYDGECPICVKEIRFLQRYGADKVNFVDISLPEYNASKFEGVSYETAMAEMTVIDENNKVHRGVPAFAVMYSAVGLGWLGMLISFPLIRPLMDRAYGLFARNRLKWTGREDCTTGRCIKK; encoded by the exons ATGGTCGTCCGGGCAGCTTTTGTTGGATCTTTGCGTAATTTCGGTTTTAGGTCGAATCAGTTTACTTCACATAGGTTGTTGTGCACTCCGAGAGATCGAGGCTCCTCTAAAGCAATACGG GTACTGTATGATGGAGAATGCCCCATATGCGTTAAGGAAATCCGTTTTCTTCAGAGATACGGGGCAGATAAAGTAAACTTTGTGGATATCTCACTGCCTGAATACAATGCAAGCAAATTTGAGGGAGTCAGTTATGAGACTGCAATGGCGGAAATGACGGTGATTGATGAGAATAACAAG GTCCACCGTGGTGTGCCAGCTTTTGCAGTGATGTACAGTGCAGTGGGTCTGGGTTGGCTCGGTATGCTGATCTCTTTTCCACTGATCAGACCTCTGATGGACCGAGCCTATGGACTGTTTGCAAGAAACAGACTAAAGTGGACTGGCAGAGAAGACTGCACCACAGGACGATGTATTAAAAAATGA